From Ascochyta rabiei chromosome 16, complete sequence, the proteins below share one genomic window:
- a CDS encoding thioredoxin trx1, whose amino-acid sequence MFTPSTSRFTRTLLTSARLQTASLSRTPTANLYRPLFTPRFFSNTSRMADTGVHNLQTKAAFDEALADKSGLMVLDCFATWCGPCKVIAPQVVKFSSTYTNARFYKIDVDEVPDVAQELGIRAMPTFLLFKGGDKVAEVVGANPKALEAAIKANVDE is encoded by the exons ATGTTCACCCCATCGACGTCACGATTCACCAGAACGTTGCTTACCTCTGCGCGTCTGCAAACAGCTTCACTCAGCCGCACACCTACCGCCAACCTATACCGACCTCTCTTCACACCCAGGTTCTTCTCAAACACAAGCAGAATGGCTGACACCGGCGTACACAACCTCCAGAC CAAGGCGGCGTTCGATGAGGCGTTGGCCGACAAGTCGGGCCTGATGGTTCTCGACTGCTTCGCTACCTGGTGCGGACCTTGCAAGGTTATTGCGCCCCAGGTCGTCAA GTTCTCCAGCACATACACCAACGCGCGCTTCTACAAGATCGACGTCGATGAGGTCCCCGATGTCGCACAAGAACTCGGCATCCGCGCCATGCCCACCTTCCTCCTCTTTAAGGGTGGTGACAAGGTCGCCGAGGTCGTCGGTGCCAACCCCAAGGCTCTTGAGGCCGCCATCAAGGCCAATGTCGACGAATAG